The following coding sequences are from one Oryzisolibacter sp. LB2S window:
- the trbE gene encoding conjugal transfer protein TrbE, with product MLNVAEYRQRPALLADWLPWAGLVAPGVVVNKDGSFQRTARFRGPDLDSATQGELIATSARLNNALRRLGSGWALFIEAERRSAADYPHSDFPEPLSWLVDEERRAAFEDSGNHFESGYHLTLAYLPSEESRARAAGLLYENRPTEGVDWRERLHAFVAETDRIFDLLDGVMPEIAWLDDSQTLTYLHSTVSTRRYRVGVPEVPFHIDALLTDSALVGGLAPMLGDQHLRVVSVRGFPTSTWPGILDDLNRLGFAYRWSTRFLCLDKAEAGRELGRLRRQWFAKRKNVIALLRETIFQQESPLVDTDANNKAADADAALQELGSDQVAFGYLTATVTVMDADAAVADEKLRMVERVIQGRGFVTIPETLNAVDAWLSSIPGNAYANVRQPIVSTLNLAHMMPVSAVWAGQERNAHLDGPPLIVTRTDGATPFRLVTHIGDVGNTLVVGPIGMGKSVLLATMAMQFRRYRGSRIFAFDMGRSIRAAILGMGGEHYDLGADDEIAFQPLARIDREGYRTWASEWVEGRLLHEGAAVGPDEKAAIWSALGSLASAPVEQRTLTGLTALLQSNTLRQALAPYVLGGAHGRLLDADHDRLGTADVQAFEMEELMHSKAAVLAVLRYLFARFEERLDGAPTLLILDEAWLFLDDPVFAARIRQWLKTLRKKNVSVIFATQSLADVKDSAIAPAIIESCASRIFLPNPQATEPQIRTIYEGFGLNSRQIEIVATAQPKRDYYYQSRLGNRVFDLDLGPATLAFAGASTPQDQRAIDEVLGRVPQDAGVSGFAGAWLRHRGLDWAADLLPSFPGLAPGSLRTADHPQENQP from the coding sequence ATGCTGAACGTCGCCGAATACCGCCAGCGCCCGGCCTTGCTCGCCGACTGGCTGCCCTGGGCCGGGCTGGTGGCGCCGGGCGTAGTCGTGAACAAGGACGGCAGCTTCCAGCGCACGGCGCGCTTTCGTGGCCCCGACCTCGACAGCGCGACGCAAGGCGAGCTGATCGCCACATCGGCGCGCTTGAACAACGCGCTGCGCCGCCTGGGTTCGGGCTGGGCGCTGTTCATCGAAGCCGAGCGCCGGTCTGCCGCCGACTACCCGCACTCCGATTTCCCCGAACCGCTGTCCTGGCTGGTCGATGAAGAACGCCGCGCCGCTTTCGAGGATTCGGGCAACCACTTCGAGAGCGGCTATCACCTGACGCTGGCCTACCTGCCGTCCGAGGAATCCCGTGCCCGCGCCGCGGGCCTGCTGTATGAAAACCGGCCCACCGAAGGCGTGGATTGGCGCGAACGGTTGCACGCCTTCGTCGCTGAAACGGATCGCATCTTCGACCTGCTCGATGGCGTGATGCCGGAAATCGCGTGGCTCGATGACAGCCAGACGTTGACCTACCTGCATTCGACCGTCTCGACGCGCCGCTACCGCGTGGGCGTGCCCGAGGTGCCGTTCCACATCGACGCGCTGCTGACTGACTCCGCGCTGGTCGGTGGCCTGGCACCCATGCTGGGCGATCAGCACCTGCGCGTGGTGTCGGTGCGCGGTTTCCCGACCTCGACCTGGCCGGGGATTCTGGACGACCTCAACCGCCTGGGCTTCGCGTATCGCTGGAGTACGCGCTTTCTGTGCCTGGACAAAGCCGAGGCGGGACGGGAATTGGGACGCCTGCGCCGCCAGTGGTTTGCGAAAAGGAAGAACGTCATCGCGCTGCTGCGCGAGACGATCTTCCAGCAGGAAAGCCCGCTGGTCGATACCGACGCCAACAACAAGGCCGCCGACGCCGATGCTGCCTTGCAGGAACTGGGCAGCGATCAAGTCGCCTTCGGCTACCTGACGGCGACCGTCACCGTCATGGACGCGGACGCCGCCGTGGCCGACGAGAAGCTGCGCATGGTGGAGCGCGTCATCCAGGGCCGGGGCTTCGTCACCATCCCCGAAACGCTCAACGCCGTGGATGCGTGGCTGTCCTCGATCCCCGGCAATGCCTATGCGAACGTGCGCCAGCCCATCGTCTCGACGCTGAACCTGGCGCACATGATGCCGGTGTCGGCGGTATGGGCCGGCCAGGAGCGCAATGCGCATCTCGATGGCCCGCCGCTGATCGTCACGCGCACTGACGGCGCCACGCCGTTCCGACTGGTGACGCACATCGGCGACGTGGGCAACACTCTGGTGGTTGGCCCCATCGGCATGGGCAAGTCGGTGCTGCTGGCGACGATGGCGATGCAGTTCCGCCGCTATCGCGGCTCGCGCATCTTCGCCTTCGACATGGGGCGCTCGATCCGTGCGGCCATCCTGGGAATGGGCGGCGAGCACTACGACCTGGGCGCGGATGACGAGATCGCCTTCCAGCCGCTGGCTCGCATCGACCGCGAGGGCTACCGCACCTGGGCCAGCGAATGGGTGGAAGGTCGCCTGCTGCACGAAGGCGCGGCCGTCGGCCCGGACGAGAAGGCGGCCATCTGGTCTGCGCTGGGGAGCTTGGCCAGCGCGCCGGTGGAGCAGCGCACGCTGACGGGCCTGACGGCCTTGCTGCAATCGAACACCTTGCGCCAGGCACTCGCGCCCTACGTCCTGGGCGGTGCGCACGGCAGGCTGCTGGATGCCGACCACGACCGCCTCGGCACGGCCGACGTGCAGGCGTTCGAGATGGAGGAGCTGATGCACAGCAAGGCCGCTGTGCTCGCGGTGCTGCGCTATCTGTTCGCGCGCTTCGAGGAGCGGCTGGATGGTGCGCCCACGTTGCTGATCCTTGATGAAGCGTGGCTGTTCCTCGATGACCCGGTATTCGCGGCGCGCATCCGCCAGTGGCTCAAGACGCTGCGCAAGAAGAACGTCAGCGTCATCTTCGCTACGCAGTCGCTCGCGGACGTGAAGGACTCGGCCATCGCACCCGCAATCATCGAAAGCTGCGCGAGTCGGATTTTCTTGCCGAACCCGCAAGCGACCGAACCGCAGATTCGCACGATCTACGAAGGCTTCGGCCTCAACAGCCGACAGATCGAGATTGTCGCCACCGCGCAGCCCAAGCGCGACTACTACTACCAATCCCGCCTCGGCAACCGCGTGTTCGACCTCGACCTGGGGCCGGCGACGCTGGCCTTCGCGGGCGCTTCCACGCCGCAAGACCAGCGCGCCATTGATGAGGTTCTTGGCCGCGTGCCGCAGGACGCTGGCGTGTCCGGCTTCGCGGGCGCCTGGCTGCGCCATCGCGGCCTCGATTGGGCGGCTGACCTGCTGCCCTCGTTCCCCGGCCTCGCGCCGGGTTCCCTCCGTACCGCTGACCACCCCCAGGAGAACCAACCATGA
- a CDS encoding VirB3 family type IV secretion system protein produces the protein MSAPDTFAAGFEVPLHRSLTEPILLGGAPRTVAIANGTLAAAVGLGLQLWIPGVVLWIVGHSLAMWGARVDPQFMAVFARHIKHRPLLDV, from the coding sequence ATGAGTGCCCCGGACACCTTCGCGGCCGGGTTCGAGGTGCCGCTGCATCGCTCGCTCACCGAGCCGATCTTGCTGGGCGGCGCACCGCGCACCGTGGCGATCGCCAACGGCACGTTGGCCGCCGCTGTCGGGCTGGGCCTGCAACTGTGGATTCCCGGTGTCGTGCTTTGGATCGTCGGCCATTCGCTGGCGATGTGGGGCGCGCGCGTCGATCCGCAGTTCATGGCCGTGTTCGCGCGGCACATCAAGCACCGCCCGCTGCTCGACGTGTGA
- a CDS encoding TrbC/VirB2 family protein → MTQMQVPAFRFSVNPAFRLARLRSLARPAGQGLLLAALFLFLAGTAQAAGSSMPWEGPLQSILESIQGPVARIVAVIIIIATGLALAFGDTSGGFRKLIQIVFGLSIAFAASSFFLSFFSFSGGAVV, encoded by the coding sequence ATGACGCAGATGCAGGTTCCTGCTTTCCGTTTTTCTGTAAATCCGGCTTTCCGCCTTGCGCGGCTGCGCAGCCTGGCCCGCCCTGCGGGGCAAGGGTTGCTGCTGGCCGCGCTGTTCCTGTTCCTCGCTGGAACCGCACAGGCCGCCGGCTCCTCGATGCCCTGGGAAGGCCCGCTGCAATCCATCCTTGAATCCATCCAAGGGCCGGTGGCGCGCATCGTTGCGGTCATCATCATCATCGCCACGGGCCTCGCGCTCGCCTTCGGCGATACGTCGGGCGGCTTCCGCAAGTTGATCCAGATCGTCTTCGGTCTGTCCATCGCCTTCGCCGCGTCCTCGTTCTTCCTGTCGTTCTTCAGCTTCTCGGGCGGGGCCGTCGTATGA
- the trbB gene encoding P-type conjugative transfer ATPase TrbB, whose translation MSAAPSSFATSLDRRIQMLRTAMGPLIAAALEDPDVVEVMLNPDRTLWVDRLSSGRAPMGVELSEADGERIIRLVAAHVGAEVHRGQPLLSAELPETGERFEGILPPAAPGPAFALRKRAIGVIPLSRYIEDGMMTAEQAGFLVRAVRERQNVLIAGATSSGKTTLANALLAEIAATGDRVLVLEDTVELQCAARDHVPLRTRAGVVSMTELVRSSMRLRPDRVVVGEVRGAEALDLIKVWGTGHPGGIATIHAGSALGALLRLEQLILEVALNPPRALIAEAVNVVIHIAGRGRKRRIESIARVVGFDGVGYQLADALEAPFPELLPQSDLSSLSPDHPGELP comes from the coding sequence ATGAGCGCCGCGCCTTCGTCCTTCGCCACCTCGCTCGACCGCCGCATCCAGATGCTCCGCACGGCGATGGGGCCGCTGATCGCTGCCGCGCTCGAAGACCCGGACGTGGTGGAAGTCATGCTCAATCCTGATCGCACCCTTTGGGTGGATCGGCTTTCATCGGGCCGCGCACCGATGGGCGTGGAGCTGTCCGAGGCGGACGGCGAGCGAATCATCCGCCTTGTCGCCGCCCACGTTGGCGCAGAAGTCCATCGCGGCCAGCCGTTGCTGTCGGCCGAGTTGCCCGAGACGGGCGAACGCTTCGAGGGCATTTTGCCGCCGGCAGCTCCGGGGCCGGCCTTCGCGCTGCGCAAGCGCGCCATCGGCGTCATTCCTCTGTCGCGCTACATCGAAGACGGAATGATGACCGCCGAGCAGGCGGGCTTTCTCGTTCGCGCCGTGCGCGAGCGCCAGAACGTCCTGATCGCCGGGGCTACCAGCAGCGGCAAGACCACGCTCGCCAATGCGCTGCTGGCCGAAATCGCCGCGACGGGCGACCGCGTGCTGGTGCTCGAAGACACGGTGGAGCTGCAATGCGCGGCCCGCGACCACGTTCCGCTGCGCACGCGCGCAGGCGTGGTGTCCATGACCGAGCTGGTGCGCTCGTCCATGCGCTTGCGCCCGGATCGCGTCGTGGTCGGCGAAGTGCGCGGCGCCGAGGCACTGGATCTCATCAAGGTATGGGGCACTGGCCATCCGGGCGGCATCGCAACTATCCACGCCGGCTCCGCGCTCGGCGCGCTGCTGCGCCTGGAGCAACTGATTCTCGAAGTGGCGCTGAACCCGCCCCGTGCGCTGATCGCGGAAGCGGTCAACGTGGTCATCCACATCGCCGGGCGCGGACGCAAGCGCCGCATCGAGAGCATCGCCCGCGTCGTCGGCTTCGACGGCGTGGGCTATCAACTGGCGGATGCGCTGGAAGCGCCGTTTCCCGAGCTGCTGCCGCAGTCCGACCTTTCTTCCCTGTCCCCTGACCATCCTGGAGAACTGCCATGA
- a CDS encoding CopG family transcriptional regulator: protein MSHYRLNLFIQPEHATRLDELAAKKGVSKSSIVAAALASWLSPDAADQREAAIAKRLDRLSRQAERMERDQNIQIETLALFIRYYLTVSTPVPEAHQDAARAQGKARFEQFVEQLGRHLLRGRSLVRDVVEELHPDPMRMDDAAAVAEAQERAS from the coding sequence ATGAGCCACTACCGCCTCAACCTGTTCATCCAGCCGGAGCACGCCACGCGACTCGACGAGCTGGCCGCCAAGAAAGGCGTGTCCAAGTCGTCCATCGTCGCCGCTGCCTTGGCGTCCTGGCTGTCTCCGGACGCGGCAGACCAGCGCGAGGCTGCCATCGCCAAGCGGCTGGATCGCCTGTCGCGCCAGGCCGAGCGCATGGAGCGCGACCAGAACATCCAGATCGAGACGCTGGCGCTGTTCATCCGCTACTACCTCACGGTCAGCACGCCAGTTCCCGAGGCGCACCAAGACGCGGCGCGCGCCCAGGGCAAGGCGCGGTTCGAGCAGTTCGTGGAGCAGTTGGGCCGTCACCTGCTGCGCGGACGCAGCCTGGTGCGCGACGTGGTGGAGGAACTGCATCCCGATCCGATGCGGATGGATGACGCGGCGGCAGTTGCCGAAGCGCAGGAGCGCGCCTCATGA
- a CDS encoding conjugal transfer protein TraG — MQGTNVLFGQIAVVFGIVIVGVWAATQWTATALGYQLRLGSPWFDFLGTPVYHPWKLFEWWFVFDAYAPEVFNTGGMMAGGSGLVAVLVAIGMSVWRSRQSRLVTTFGSARWANAQDIRKAGLTQPAGVFLGQHDHQYLRHEGPEHVLTFAPTRSGKGVGLVVPTLLSWPASAVIHDIKGENWQITAGWRSRFSHCLLFNPTDAKSAAYNPLLEVRRGAHEVRDVQNIADILVDPEGALERRNHWEKTSHALLVGAILHVLYAGEDKTLRGVANFLSDPACPFELTLHRMMTTPHLVNEEGGGPHPVVASAAREVLNKSDNERSGVLSTAMSFLGLYRDPTVAEVTSRCDWRIADLIAAEHPVSLYLVVPPSDISRTKPLIRLILNQIGRRLTESLDGSDGIERRHKLLLMLDEFPALGRLDFFETALAFMAGYGIRSFLIAQSLNQIDKAYGQNHSILDNCHVRVTFATNDERTAKRISETLGTATELRAQRNYAGHRLAPWLGHLMVSRQETARPLLTPGEVMQLPPDEAVVMVSSVAPIKAKKLRYYADSNFKRRVLPPPVLAAGRYADVPPSRADDWSGLAIPAMPAAPASAPVPIDELGSADDGGGPRRQPELSETFAYDPELAAPAADLGLLDDDDDLPLPLPRQLDPAMQRTARLASLDPNDGIEL; from the coding sequence ATGCAAGGGACGAACGTGCTGTTCGGTCAGATCGCCGTGGTATTCGGCATCGTGATCGTCGGAGTGTGGGCAGCCACACAATGGACAGCCACCGCCCTGGGCTACCAGCTACGCTTGGGCTCACCCTGGTTCGACTTTCTTGGCACGCCGGTCTACCACCCGTGGAAGCTGTTTGAGTGGTGGTTCGTCTTCGATGCCTACGCGCCGGAAGTCTTCAACACTGGCGGCATGATGGCGGGCGGCAGCGGGCTCGTCGCCGTGCTGGTTGCCATTGGCATGTCGGTCTGGCGCTCGCGGCAATCGCGCCTGGTCACGACCTTCGGCTCGGCACGCTGGGCGAACGCGCAGGACATTCGCAAGGCCGGCCTCACACAGCCGGCCGGCGTGTTTCTCGGCCAGCACGATCACCAGTACCTGCGCCATGAAGGCCCGGAACACGTCCTGACCTTCGCGCCCACGCGCTCGGGCAAGGGCGTGGGCCTGGTGGTGCCGACACTGCTTTCCTGGCCTGCATCCGCCGTCATCCACGACATCAAGGGCGAGAACTGGCAGATCACCGCAGGCTGGCGCAGTCGGTTCAGTCACTGCCTGCTGTTCAACCCGACCGATGCGAAGTCGGCCGCCTACAACCCGCTGCTGGAAGTGCGGCGCGGCGCGCATGAAGTGCGCGACGTGCAGAACATTGCGGACATTCTGGTCGATCCCGAAGGCGCGCTGGAGCGGCGCAATCACTGGGAAAAGACCTCGCACGCGCTGCTGGTCGGCGCCATCCTGCACGTGCTCTACGCGGGCGAAGACAAAACGCTGCGCGGCGTCGCCAACTTCCTCTCCGATCCAGCTTGCCCGTTCGAGCTGACGCTGCATCGGATGATGACCACGCCGCACCTCGTGAACGAGGAAGGTGGTGGCCCGCATCCCGTGGTGGCATCCGCTGCACGCGAAGTCCTCAACAAGAGCGACAACGAGCGCTCGGGCGTGCTGTCCACGGCCATGTCGTTCCTCGGCCTGTACCGTGACCCCACGGTGGCCGAAGTCACCTCGCGCTGCGATTGGCGCATCGCCGATCTGATCGCGGCAGAGCATCCGGTGTCGCTGTACCTGGTAGTGCCGCCTTCGGACATCTCGCGGACGAAGCCGCTCATTCGCCTGATCCTCAACCAGATCGGACGGCGGCTCACCGAATCGCTCGACGGCTCCGATGGCATCGAGCGCCGCCACAAGCTGCTGCTGATGCTCGACGAGTTCCCGGCGCTGGGGCGCCTCGACTTCTTCGAGACGGCGTTGGCCTTCATGGCCGGCTATGGCATCCGCAGCTTCCTCATCGCCCAAAGCCTGAACCAGATCGACAAGGCGTATGGGCAGAACCATTCCATCCTCGATAACTGCCATGTCCGCGTGACGTTTGCGACGAACGACGAGCGCACCGCCAAACGGATCTCCGAGACGCTGGGTACGGCCACCGAGTTGCGCGCCCAGCGCAATTACGCGGGCCACCGGCTCGCGCCGTGGCTGGGGCATCTGATGGTGTCGCGCCAGGAAACCGCGCGCCCGCTGCTGACGCCGGGCGAAGTGATGCAGCTTCCGCCCGACGAAGCCGTGGTGATGGTGTCCAGCGTGGCGCCGATCAAGGCCAAGAAGCTGCGCTACTACGCGGACAGCAATTTCAAGCGTCGCGTGCTGCCGCCGCCCGTGCTTGCCGCCGGGCGCTATGCCGACGTGCCGCCCTCGCGGGCCGACGACTGGAGCGGGTTGGCGATTCCCGCCATGCCTGCCGCACCGGCTTCGGCTCCCGTTCCCATTGATGAGCTGGGCAGTGCCGACGACGGCGGCGGCCCGCGCCGTCAGCCCGAACTCTCCGAAACCTTCGCCTACGACCCCGAGCTGGCCGCGCCCGCAGCCGACCTCGGGTTGCTCGATGACGACGACGACCTGCCGCTTCCCCTTCCTCGCCAGCTTGATCCGGCCATGCAGCGCACGGCCCGGCTGGCTTCCCTCGACCCCAACGACGGAATCGAGCTATGA
- a CDS encoding EexN family lipoprotein: MNKVMLLMVVAALTACGPSQPSETVDALAANPDRIKEIQRQCREDRSKVGDELCLRAAEAANRRFFGDRPEQKSK; the protein is encoded by the coding sequence ATGAACAAAGTGATGCTGCTGATGGTGGTTGCTGCGCTGACCGCATGCGGCCCCTCCCAACCTTCGGAAACCGTGGATGCGCTCGCCGCCAATCCCGACCGCATCAAGGAGATCCAGCGCCAATGCAGGGAAGATCGATCGAAGGTCGGCGACGAACTCTGCTTGCGTGCGGCAGAAGCCGCCAACCGGCGCTTCTTCGGTGATCGGCCTGAGCAAAAATCCAAGTAA
- a CDS encoding LysR family transcriptional regulator, with translation MELRHLRCFTAVAEELHFARAAERLHIDQSPLSRTIKELEEDLGARLFVRTTRSTQLTRAGRLLLEHVPRIFAALEQARDSVRSASNGYHGQLRIALSDGITPSRLPALLAQCREEDPEVEVRLFEVSMAQQIKGLHDELYDAGFSMAEDVGDGIVVTPAWEDELMVAVPARHPVLAFKQIPLEEVLHYPLVLGDPLICEGHARQVDRILRKYEREPLIVQHVASFDLMMTLVSAGLALGLAGAAHVASSRELGVVARPLAGKPPMLTTYLLCRDTEAPEMLARFIDRVASIDSAEALSSIGNPRSTR, from the coding sequence GTGGAGCTACGCCACCTTCGATGTTTTACCGCAGTCGCGGAAGAGCTTCATTTTGCTCGGGCCGCTGAACGGTTACACATCGACCAATCGCCGCTGTCTCGCACCATCAAGGAACTGGAAGAAGACCTTGGTGCGCGCCTGTTCGTTCGCACTACTCGCAGCACGCAATTGACCCGTGCGGGTCGATTGCTGTTGGAGCACGTACCGCGCATCTTCGCTGCGCTGGAGCAAGCACGCGATAGCGTCAGGTCTGCCTCCAATGGCTATCACGGGCAATTGCGCATTGCCTTGTCCGACGGCATCACGCCATCACGCTTGCCGGCGCTACTTGCGCAGTGCCGCGAAGAAGACCCCGAGGTCGAGGTTCGGTTGTTCGAAGTTTCGATGGCCCAACAAATCAAGGGTCTGCACGATGAGCTATACGACGCAGGATTTTCGATGGCCGAAGACGTAGGTGATGGCATCGTGGTTACGCCTGCCTGGGAGGATGAGTTGATGGTGGCGGTGCCCGCTCGCCATCCTGTTCTGGCCTTCAAGCAGATTCCGCTGGAGGAGGTTCTGCACTACCCGCTGGTGCTGGGCGACCCATTGATTTGCGAAGGACATGCACGTCAGGTCGATCGAATCTTGCGCAAGTACGAACGAGAGCCGCTCATCGTTCAGCACGTTGCCTCTTTTGACCTCATGATGACCTTGGTTTCCGCCGGGCTGGCCTTGGGCTTGGCCGGAGCGGCACACGTCGCGTCCAGCCGTGAGCTTGGTGTAGTGGCTCGGCCGTTGGCGGGTAAACCGCCAATGCTGACGACCTATCTACTGTGTCGCGATACAGAGGCTCCAGAGATGTTGGCCCGATTCATCGACCGGGTGGCCTCCATTGATTCAGCAGAAGCTCTGAGCAGCATCGGGAATCCACGATCCACTCGATGA
- a CDS encoding alpha/beta fold hydrolase, whose translation MLLASLWRWLIVITAAFALGGCAVVSEFKPSVAVRAMTPDEYVALRRGDLLGRGKLSAPTLQTIRVTGLDERVCATNTSLTCIEALTMMKDLDGETRLSALAELWLQHAMSVSTAVPNSRIASTSAWIETARHAYAYLFFTRRSPGERAFEERQTQVRDWYNYAVQKTVTQLFGLQHQALRVHADESKTGFRVGDWTLRVDLNARLPNDATTPRELLPANTLAFQGLRGIYRRDGLGAELVAVTDEEPKSLDESGEYSAGNERPRVFPAWSEMPTPNVTVMLRFDALTVDDLLASHELIVGVYDPLVQDYLQLHGQRVPLAGNFTAGYGLWLARSGFNQQSLRGLFGREHGIDQPHLYLMQPFDPRRRIIVMVHGLASSPEAWVNVANELLADEELRCEFQVWEIYYPTNMPVPASHAAIRQVLAAALHHFDPDEETLASHGLVLIGHSMGGMLARLMVSTADQQLWEWAASDPRIDLDGLGSTRSRLDPLLRFQPFPGVDRVIFVATPHRGTVVAGQGLGRWVAGLIRLPLTLLSTLGDAFPARAETMATAQATILQNIPNSIDQLDENDPFVKATSELPISDQVSYHSIIARRQANGPLAESDDGLVPYRSAHLEGAESEKIIVSGHSVQETAASIVEIRRILREDISKHRLTAADSSSVRRGSCPPQR comes from the coding sequence ATGCTCCTTGCATCTCTCTGGCGTTGGTTGATCGTGATTACCGCCGCGTTTGCACTTGGTGGTTGCGCGGTCGTCAGTGAATTCAAACCTTCTGTCGCTGTACGCGCGATGACGCCGGATGAATACGTTGCCCTACGACGCGGCGATCTCCTCGGCAGAGGCAAACTCAGTGCACCGACCTTGCAGACGATCCGCGTTACCGGGCTCGATGAGCGCGTTTGCGCAACGAACACCTCGCTCACTTGCATCGAGGCGTTGACCATGATGAAGGACTTGGACGGCGAAACGAGGCTGTCGGCACTGGCTGAACTCTGGTTGCAGCATGCCATGTCGGTCTCGACGGCAGTCCCAAATAGTCGCATCGCTTCTACTTCCGCCTGGATCGAGACGGCTCGGCACGCTTACGCGTATCTCTTTTTCACCAGACGCTCGCCCGGCGAGCGCGCGTTTGAGGAGCGGCAGACGCAGGTGCGCGATTGGTACAACTATGCGGTGCAAAAAACGGTCACGCAATTGTTTGGCTTACAGCACCAAGCACTTCGTGTACATGCTGACGAATCGAAAACGGGATTCCGCGTTGGTGACTGGACTTTGCGAGTCGACTTGAACGCCCGGCTGCCCAACGATGCGACCACGCCACGCGAGTTGCTGCCTGCGAACACTCTGGCATTCCAAGGCCTGCGCGGCATCTATCGCAGGGACGGCTTGGGTGCCGAATTGGTGGCTGTAACGGATGAAGAACCCAAGTCACTGGACGAATCAGGCGAATATTCCGCCGGTAACGAGCGCCCAAGGGTATTTCCCGCCTGGAGCGAAATGCCAACGCCCAACGTGACAGTAATGCTTCGTTTTGATGCACTCACTGTCGATGATCTGCTTGCCTCGCATGAACTCATCGTCGGTGTGTATGACCCCTTGGTACAGGACTATCTGCAACTCCACGGCCAACGCGTTCCACTGGCGGGTAACTTCACGGCTGGCTACGGCTTATGGTTGGCGCGTTCGGGATTCAACCAGCAATCCTTGCGAGGGCTTTTTGGGCGTGAGCATGGCATCGATCAGCCGCATCTGTATCTGATGCAGCCGTTCGACCCGCGGCGGCGCATCATCGTGATGGTGCATGGACTGGCGAGCAGCCCCGAAGCATGGGTCAACGTCGCCAATGAGCTTCTGGCTGATGAAGAGCTGCGATGCGAATTCCAAGTGTGGGAGATCTATTACCCCACGAATATGCCTGTACCAGCCAGTCATGCAGCAATCCGCCAAGTTCTGGCGGCAGCTTTGCATCACTTCGACCCTGATGAGGAAACCTTGGCTTCCCACGGGCTGGTGTTGATTGGACACAGCATGGGAGGAATGCTGGCGCGGCTGATGGTCTCCACGGCTGACCAGCAACTGTGGGAGTGGGCTGCATCGGATCCCAGGATCGATCTGGACGGTCTTGGGAGCACCCGCTCCCGCCTTGACCCCCTTTTGCGCTTTCAGCCATTCCCAGGTGTTGATCGCGTGATATTCGTTGCAACACCGCACCGTGGAACCGTGGTTGCCGGGCAGGGACTTGGGCGTTGGGTGGCCGGATTGATCCGCTTGCCATTGACGCTGCTGTCAACCCTCGGCGACGCCTTCCCGGCTCGCGCGGAGACCATGGCCACGGCACAGGCCACGATCTTGCAGAACATCCCCAACAGCATTGACCAACTCGACGAAAACGATCCTTTCGTCAAAGCTACGAGCGAGCTTCCGATTTCGGATCAGGTGTCCTATCACTCGATCATTGCCAGGCGGCAGGCTAACGGCCCTCTCGCTGAATCGGACGATGGTTTGGTTCCCTATCGAAGCGCGCATCTGGAGGGTGCCGAGTCGGAAAAAATCATCGTGTCCGGACACAGCGTGCAGGAGACCGCCGCATCCATCGTCGAAATCCGGCGAATCCTGCGCGAGGATATTTCCAAGCATCGGTTGACAGCCGCTGATTCGTCTTCCGTCCGGAGAGGGAGTTGCCCACCCCAACGATGA
- a CDS encoding universal stress protein, whose product MYSRFLVPLDGSPTSFLALDHAAELARLSGATVILLHIVEPTRHSTGFERPEVYIKDVRPRFLKAGQALLDEAASRLRREGIATETVLLESGTERVSEQIAQQAEVSDCDLIILGTHGRRGVNRLLLGSDAEQVARIAPVPVMLVRQSSRDGGQPSSAARAPVKASDNTGTSGWRPTGASKVKKSHE is encoded by the coding sequence ATGTATTCCCGATTTCTGGTGCCGCTGGACGGCAGTCCCACATCCTTCCTGGCGCTCGATCATGCGGCAGAACTGGCACGCCTGAGCGGCGCCACCGTGATCTTGCTGCATATCGTCGAACCAACGCGCCACAGCACGGGTTTCGAGCGCCCCGAGGTCTACATCAAGGATGTCCGCCCACGCTTCCTCAAAGCCGGCCAGGCGTTGCTGGATGAGGCTGCAAGTCGGCTCCGTCGGGAAGGAATTGCCACAGAGACGGTGCTGCTTGAAAGCGGCACCGAACGCGTGTCGGAACAGATCGCGCAGCAGGCCGAGGTGAGCGATTGCGACTTGATCATCCTGGGCACTCACGGGCGTCGCGGCGTGAACCGGCTGCTGCTGGGCAGCGATGCGGAGCAAGTAGCGCGCATTGCGCCAGTTCCGGTAATGCTGGTGCGCCAGTCGAGCCGAGATGGTGGTCAGCCATCTTCAGCCGCACGGGCGCCAGTCAAGGCCAGCGACAACACCGGTACGTCAGGCTGGCGTCCAACTGGCGCAAGCAAGGTGAAGAAATCACATGAATGA